The genomic DNA TGGAGGGCGCGCTACCGGCCTCCGTGTAGCCCTTCTTCTGCTTCTCGGCGATGAGCTTGTCGTGCTCGGTCTGGGCCTTTGCGTCGGAGGGGAAGGATTTCTGCTGGGTCTGCCCGTCCGTGCCGATGCGTCCCCAGCGCACGGTGAAGCCGGTGCCCTGGAGATCGATCTCCCAGAACTTCTGGGAGGAGCCATCGGTGAACTCGAAGCGACGCATGCTTGTCTCCGCGAAAGAAGGGGCGCCACCCTATCGTACCGGGGCCCCCCTTTGCGCCTCCGCTGGGATTCGGACGACGTTTGAAGAAACCCTTGCGATCCAACCGCGAAAGTAGGGTAAGAGCCCAGCTCTTCTCGGAATGAGGACAGGTGGAGACACGATGAGCCCGTGGAAGGACAAGCTCCCAGAGGGATGGCGCCGGGTACTGCAGGACGCCCTGGCGAACCCGGCGTTCACCCGGTTGCAGGCGTATGTGGAGCAGGAGCGGCAGCGGTACACGGTGTACCCGCCGGAGGAGGACCTGTTCTCGGCCTTGCGGTTGACGCCGTACGAGCAGGTGAAGGTGCTGATCCTGGGGCAGGATCCGTATCACGGGGCGGGGCAGGCGCATGGGTTGGCGTTCTCGGTGAAGCCGGGAGTCAGGCCGCCGCCCTCGCTGGTGAACATGTTCAAGGAACTGCACGACGACCTGGGCCTGCCCATTCCCAGGGAGGGCTCGCTGGTGCCCTGGGCCGAGCGGGGCGTGTTGCTGCTCAACGCCGTGCTGACGGTGCGCGAGGCCACGCCCAACTCGCACGCGGGGCAGGGCTGGGAGGCCTTCACCGACGCGGTCATCCGGGCGGTGAGCGCGAAGGAGGAGCCCGTCGTCTTCGTGTTGTGGGGGGCCTACGCCCAGAAGAAGCAGAAGCTCATCGACGCGCGGCGCCACGTGGTGCTCGCGGGCCCCCACCCCTCGCCCCTGTCGGCGTCCCGGGGCTTCTTCGGCAGCAGACCCTTCAGCCGTGTCAACGCGGAGTTGGAGAAGCGAGGGCGGGAGCCCATCGACTGGCGCCTGCCCGCGTAACGCCCCCCGAGCGCGCCGCCTCGTGACTGGTTAGAGTCCCGTCACCATGGCGAAGACCGCATCCCGCAAGGCTCCGGCGAGCCGGAAGAAGGCCGTCCCCGCGGTACCCAAGAAGAGCGCTGCTTCCTCTCCCAAGAAGAAGCCCTCGCCCGCGAAGGCGGTGAAGGCCGCGAAGAAGCGCACGCCCCTGGAGTCCTCGCTGCGTGAGCCGGCCGCTCCGGAGACCTCGGTCTCGTTCTCCGCCGAGGAGTCCCCGCCCGGCATGAAGGCCCTGCCCGCGGGAGAGCCCCAGGGCGCGGCCTTCCCCTTCGAGATCGACCCCAAGCGCATCGAGGAAGGCCTCCAGAAGCTGCGCCAGGAGGTGGTCCACTGGGCGAACAAGGGCCGCTACACCAAGGTGCGCTTCAAGTTCCGGGGCAAGCAGTTGCTGCCGGACCTGCCCATCGCCGCGGTGGCCGCCGCCGAGGGCCTGACCTTCTACTGGGGCGGCATCCTGCGCGCGCTCATCTTCACCGTGGCCGGCGGCAGCCTGCTCCAGGTGGAACTCGTCAACGACGCGGACAAGCGGGTGCAGGCGGGCAAGGAAGCGCTGCTCAACGGGGACCTGGACGAGGCCCTGGCGCTCTTCCGCGAGGCGCTGACCATGGACCGGGACAACGCCGGGGCGCACCTCAACGTGGGCGTGGCGCTCAAACTCAAGGGGGAGCGGGAGGCGGCGCTCGCCGCCTTCGAGCGCGCCAAGGCGCTGGACCCCGAGGGCCCCCTGGGTGCCGAGGCCGAACGGCTCGCCGCGCCGCTGCGTCCCAAGGACACCGTGGCCCAGACGGGGTAGGCGCGTGCCCGGCGACGACGACTACCAGATGCTCGGGCCCGCCCGCGAGCGCTACTA from Melittangium boletus DSM 14713 includes the following:
- a CDS encoding tetratricopeptide repeat protein, with the translated sequence MAKTASRKAPASRKKAVPAVPKKSAASSPKKKPSPAKAVKAAKKRTPLESSLREPAAPETSVSFSAEESPPGMKALPAGEPQGAAFPFEIDPKRIEEGLQKLRQEVVHWANKGRYTKVRFKFRGKQLLPDLPIAAVAAAEGLTFYWGGILRALIFTVAGGSLLQVELVNDADKRVQAGKEALLNGDLDEALALFREALTMDRDNAGAHLNVGVALKLKGEREAALAAFERAKALDPEGPLGAEAERLAAPLRPKDTVAQTG
- the ung gene encoding uracil-DNA glycosylase, with translation MSPWKDKLPEGWRRVLQDALANPAFTRLQAYVEQERQRYTVYPPEEDLFSALRLTPYEQVKVLILGQDPYHGAGQAHGLAFSVKPGVRPPPSLVNMFKELHDDLGLPIPREGSLVPWAERGVLLLNAVLTVREATPNSHAGQGWEAFTDAVIRAVSAKEEPVVFVLWGAYAQKKQKLIDARRHVVLAGPHPSPLSASRGFFGSRPFSRVNAELEKRGREPIDWRLPA